A window of the Bacillus sp. A301a_S52 genome harbors these coding sequences:
- a CDS encoding sensor histidine kinase, whose product MKLFLKEHSLLIVIQIIQLSGVIGVLWLDSYRDFQLSVYAIFLGLVVLTGYLAYHYISHRHFYARLSKPLMSLDDSYQKTEDMPMAKALDQLLKAQYKHYHKQIKTLEKQQEEHLTFIDQWVHQMKTPLSVIDLTARNVEEPESSDIRAETDRLKNGLNTVLYMARLRTMEQDFHFKPVSLSTLVKEVNHENKRFYIRHNVYPEVRQLSPHITVETDEKWLMFIIAQLVNNAVKYSTDIANKITIAVYEENKEVILEVTDFGVGIPTQDIKRVFNAFYTGENGRMFRESTGMGLYLVKEVLDQLGHRIELESKEGEGSTFSIIFSSAQNLTSV is encoded by the coding sequence ATGAAGCTGTTTCTTAAAGAGCACTCACTCCTTATTGTCATTCAAATCATCCAGCTTTCTGGCGTTATTGGCGTCCTCTGGCTTGATAGCTACCGAGATTTTCAATTATCGGTTTACGCTATTTTTTTAGGGTTAGTCGTGTTAACAGGCTATCTTGCGTATCATTACATTAGTCATCGGCACTTTTATGCACGCTTGAGTAAGCCGCTCATGTCACTTGATGATTCATACCAAAAAACAGAAGACATGCCGATGGCTAAAGCACTTGATCAGCTCTTAAAGGCCCAGTATAAGCATTATCATAAGCAAATCAAAACGTTAGAAAAGCAGCAAGAAGAGCATTTAACTTTTATCGATCAATGGGTTCATCAAATGAAAACGCCATTATCTGTCATAGACTTAACGGCAAGAAATGTGGAAGAGCCAGAGTCTTCAGATATTCGAGCCGAAACTGACCGGCTGAAAAATGGATTGAATACCGTGCTCTACATGGCGAGACTAAGGACGATGGAACAAGATTTTCATTTTAAGCCTGTTTCCTTATCGACTCTCGTAAAAGAGGTGAATCATGAAAACAAACGGTTTTATATTCGTCATAATGTTTATCCTGAAGTAAGACAACTATCTCCTCACATCACAGTAGAAACGGATGAAAAATGGCTAATGTTTATCATTGCTCAGCTCGTTAACAATGCGGTTAAATATTCCACTGATATTGCTAATAAAATAACGATTGCCGTCTATGAAGAAAATAAAGAAGTCATTCTTGAAGTGACCGACTTCGGGGTAGGGATTCCGACACAAGATATAAAAAGAGTGTTTAACGCCTTTTACACGGGTGAAAATGGAAGAATGTTTAGGGAGTCGACGGGAATGGGACTTTATCTTGTCAAAGAAGTGCTTGATCAACTCGGCCATCGCATTGAGTTAGAATCAAAAGAAGGGGAAGGAAGCACATTCAGCATTATTTTCTCTTCTGCGCAAAACCTTACAAGCGTGTAA
- a CDS encoding ABC transporter ATP-binding protein encodes MLNVKQVSKIYEGKIPYKALTNVDFTVEEGEFVGIMGPSGSGKTTLLNLIATIDEPTTGEVVIGGHNPHLLKKGKLAKFRRNELGFIFQDFNLLHTLTVEENIVLPLTLDGKKVDYMKQRAADVAAKLGISDILGKRTYEISGGQAQRTAVARAMVHTPKLLLADEPTGNLDSKSSKDVMTLLETINTEEKATMLLVTHDPQAASYCNRVIFIRDGKLFSEIHRGDHRQTFYQKIIDTLSLLGGNDNDFPSVRV; translated from the coding sequence ATGTTAAATGTTAAACAAGTAAGTAAAATTTACGAAGGTAAAATACCTTATAAAGCGTTAACGAATGTTGACTTTACAGTGGAAGAAGGAGAATTTGTCGGGATTATGGGGCCTTCTGGAAGTGGTAAGACGACGTTGCTCAATTTAATTGCGACGATTGATGAGCCTACTACAGGTGAAGTAGTTATTGGAGGTCACAATCCTCATTTATTAAAAAAGGGGAAGCTTGCAAAATTCCGTCGAAATGAGTTAGGGTTTATCTTTCAAGATTTCAATTTATTACACACACTAACAGTGGAAGAGAATATTGTTCTTCCTCTTACACTGGATGGGAAAAAAGTCGATTATATGAAACAACGGGCGGCAGACGTGGCAGCGAAGTTGGGGATTAGTGACATATTAGGGAAACGTACGTATGAAATATCAGGTGGGCAAGCTCAGCGCACGGCAGTGGCACGGGCTATGGTTCATACACCTAAACTCCTTCTTGCCGATGAACCGACTGGTAACCTTGATTCCAAGTCCTCCAAAGATGTCATGACTCTTTTAGAAACGATTAATACTGAAGAGAAAGCGACAATGCTACTCGTGACACACGATCCGCAAGCCGCCAGCTATTGCAATCGAGTTATTTTCATTCGCGATGGCAAGCTCTTCTCAGAAATTCATCGAGGTGACCATCGCCAGACCTTCTATCAAAAGATTATTGATACACTGTCACTGCTAGGAGGGAATGATAATGACTTTCCGTCAGTTCGCGTTTAA
- a CDS encoding ABC transporter permease has translation MTFRQFAFNNVIRNKRLYIAYFLSSLFMVMVFFTFNIFAHHPVLSGGIMESGIGQDASLGMDVAAVIIYIFSFFFVLYSMGAFLKSRKKEFGLLMLQGISTWQIRLLVFLENIIIGFLATIGGILVGLLFAKVILLIAENIIVIEDSLYFYIPWQAVVMTFISFAALFLFISFFISIVVKSHKLIDLIKGDKKSKGEPKASKFLTAVAVILLGSGYITAFIVEGEAVIIAMLPVIIVVVIGTYFLFTQLSVFIIRKLKSKQSLFWKKTNMLLFSDLAYRMKDNARTFFMVAIISTVAFSAIGTLFGFNNFITHGLRDAYSFTYTPHADTTDEEIEETLAYVETVLTEGQIETINKQPLLHFYEFKEMDNRSSILITPESQYNDMAQLLGYDTVRIAKDEVLLATLDVAMGGYDLPDMDEIPLETGEELTVTDTLQSGVFPDIVYYIVPDEAFDKLPEPISQETFYVWHAVDADHDTLVEAGQIMRSHLDTYELQPNDFTIYEVSAMYSPILFIGLFIGIVFFVSAGSFLYFRLYSDLEEDKQKFRAITKLGLSEKELKKILTRQTAILFFTPIAVALIHGAVALNALSNAFQHDLFLLSATILGIFFTIQVIYFIIVRYFYIKQIKQAVF, from the coding sequence ATGACTTTCCGTCAGTTCGCGTTTAACAATGTCATTCGCAATAAGCGCTTATATATCGCTTATTTCCTCAGCAGCTTATTCATGGTCATGGTGTTCTTTACATTTAATATTTTCGCTCATCATCCGGTGTTAAGCGGTGGCATCATGGAATCGGGGATAGGACAAGACGCGAGCCTTGGGATGGATGTGGCCGCTGTTATCATTTATATTTTCTCTTTCTTCTTTGTTCTCTACTCTATGGGGGCGTTTCTAAAGTCTCGGAAGAAGGAATTCGGGTTATTGATGCTCCAAGGTATTTCAACATGGCAGATTCGGCTGTTGGTTTTTTTAGAAAATATCATTATTGGTTTTCTTGCAACAATAGGTGGAATCTTAGTTGGGCTCTTATTTGCGAAGGTGATTCTGTTAATAGCTGAGAATATAATTGTTATTGAAGATTCATTGTATTTCTATATTCCTTGGCAAGCGGTTGTTATGACATTTATCTCGTTTGCGGCCTTGTTTCTTTTTATCTCCTTTTTTATATCAATAGTGGTCAAAAGCCATAAGCTAATCGACCTCATTAAAGGAGATAAAAAATCAAAAGGGGAACCAAAAGCCTCAAAATTTTTAACAGCTGTGGCTGTTATTTTACTTGGTAGCGGGTATATAACAGCTTTTATTGTTGAAGGTGAAGCTGTCATCATAGCGATGCTCCCTGTTATTATCGTCGTTGTCATAGGGACATATTTTTTATTTACACAGTTGAGTGTCTTTATTATTCGTAAGCTCAAAAGCAAGCAATCTTTGTTTTGGAAAAAAACGAATATGCTCTTATTTTCCGATTTGGCTTATCGGATGAAAGACAATGCTCGAACCTTCTTTATGGTCGCGATCATTTCAACGGTGGCATTTAGTGCTATCGGTACATTGTTCGGATTTAACAATTTTATTACACATGGCCTAAGGGATGCGTATTCCTTTACGTACACACCTCACGCAGACACAACTGACGAAGAAATAGAGGAAACACTGGCATATGTAGAGACTGTATTAACAGAAGGGCAAATTGAAACGATTAATAAACAACCATTACTTCATTTTTATGAATTTAAGGAAATGGACAACAGATCTTCTATCCTCATAACACCAGAATCGCAGTATAATGACATGGCACAGCTTCTCGGTTACGATACAGTGAGGATAGCCAAGGATGAGGTCTTGTTAGCCACATTAGATGTGGCTATGGGTGGTTACGACCTCCCTGATATGGACGAGATTCCTCTAGAAACAGGAGAAGAACTTACTGTTACTGACACGCTTCAATCAGGCGTTTTTCCTGACATTGTCTATTATATCGTGCCAGATGAGGCCTTCGACAAATTACCTGAACCTATCTCTCAGGAGACATTTTATGTTTGGCACGCAGTGGATGCTGATCATGACACACTCGTTGAAGCAGGGCAAATTATGAGGAGTCATTTAGACACGTATGAATTACAACCAAATGATTTTACAATCTATGAAGTGAGTGCCATGTACAGTCCAATCCTGTTTATAGGTCTGTTTATCGGTATCGTCTTCTTTGTCTCAGCAGGAAGCTTCCTATATTTCCGACTTTATTCCGATTTAGAGGAAGACAAACAAAAGTTCCGAGCTATTACAAAGTTAGGGTTGAGTGAAAAAGAACTGAAGAAGATACTTACAAGACAAACGGCAATTCTCTTCTTCACCCCGATTGCTGTGGCGCTCATACATGGTGCTGTTGCTCTAAACGCGCTATCGAATGCTTTTCAACATGATCTCTTTCTTCTCTCTGCCACTATTCTAGGTATTTTCTTTACTATTCAAGTCATTTATTTCATTATCGTACGGTATTTTTACATTAAACAAATTAAACAGGCAGTGTTTTAA
- a CDS encoding response regulator transcription factor, translating to MQKILIVEDDPKISNLLQAYIKDYGYSVVTVQAFDRVLEEFRAHNPDLVLLDINLPSFDGYYWCRQIRLESVCPVIFISARTGEMDQVMALENGGDDFITKPFHAQVVVAKIRSHLRRAYGEYAAKGQERKMTHKGLTFYPERLELLYGTHKVTLSAKEAGIIEHLMERFPRVSGREDLLETLWDDQTYVDENTLNVNMTRVRKKFSDLGLDDMVETVRGAGYRLNDIGEEDLES from the coding sequence GTGCAAAAAATACTTATTGTCGAAGATGACCCTAAAATTTCTAACTTACTACAAGCATACATAAAGGATTATGGTTACAGCGTTGTAACGGTGCAGGCTTTTGATCGTGTGTTGGAAGAGTTTCGTGCACATAATCCCGACCTCGTTCTGCTCGACATCAACTTACCTAGCTTTGATGGGTATTACTGGTGTCGGCAAATCCGATTAGAGTCCGTTTGTCCAGTCATTTTTATCTCGGCAAGAACGGGTGAAATGGACCAAGTTATGGCACTTGAAAATGGCGGTGATGATTTCATCACAAAACCATTTCATGCACAGGTGGTTGTAGCAAAAATTCGTAGCCATCTGCGAAGAGCCTATGGGGAGTATGCAGCAAAAGGGCAGGAGCGCAAAATGACGCATAAAGGCCTGACATTTTATCCTGAACGACTTGAATTATTATATGGGACACATAAGGTGACATTGTCAGCTAAGGAAGCGGGTATTATTGAACATTTAATGGAGCGCTTTCCAAGAGTCAGCGGACGGGAGGATTTACTGGAAACACTTTGGGACGATCAAACGTATGTGGACGAAAATACTTTAAATGTGAATATGACGCGCGTTAGGAAAAAGTTTAGTGACCTCGGACTTGATGATATGGTGGAAACGGTAAGAGGAGCGGGATATCGTCTGAATGACATTGGGGAAGAGGATCTGGAGTCATGA
- a CDS encoding alpha-amylase — translation MYRTVTFFMLSIVILLSTFVPHSVKADKDTIDVTGTENETFSWENATVYFAMTDRFLDGDPTNNNSYGRPQEDAWGQNIGTFHGGDFQGLTDKLNDGYFADLGINSIWISAPYEQVHGWVGGGPDGDFAHYAFHGYYALDYTMTDQNWGTVEDMREFVDTAHENGIRVVLDVVMNHPGYNTLQDMHEYGFGNPRVSADWTPSRGQSWHDVHDYINYNDANAWRSWWGEWVRAGIAGYPSCGNNDRTQCLAGLPDFRTELTNSIGLPPLLETKWEMERSGSYDDWIVPAAEELRADLNIAPADYIIEWLSAWVAEFGIDGFRVDTAKHVQLERWDQLKESANDALWTWREENPDAPGADWTDDFWMTAEVWGHGVGRSEYFDHGFDSVINFTFQGENGNGPAYNLATMESTFSRYANAVNSDPGFNVLSYLSQHDTHLFPRDNLIDGGTYLMLLPGGVQVFYGDETARPYGPTGSDPDQGTRSPMNWDQVNESVLHHWQIMGQFRNNHIAIGAGEHEQIGSSPYTFSRTYQDDDLEDSVVVAIGASGATTIDVSSVFSDGQTVRDFYTKETAVVSNGEVTFHAHDYGVILLERAGEASPTVTASPAGGEFDEDTIDVTLHVSGAESGMYTLDGSNPADGGMVYEDGDVITIGEDLAVDESVTLHLYAENDAGEGEGEADYTFTKTPPYPSLAADPPGGTFTGDGVEVTLSARNVEEASYVLNDNEAVVYENGDTLLLGEGADMGDVITLTLTGENEYGTAEETYEFTKAEGLTLYYRTDWSEPHIHYAIDDGSWTDSPGVAMEPSPFEGYAMITLDIDEQSRVTAAFNNGSGQWDNNQGQDYHITSGVFTLEDGQIREGDPESPATVTLYYYTNWTTPHIHYAIGSGNWTTLPGKALTASSKYPDYYEVTIPLEDADTLTAAFNNGGGSWDNNQGRDYTFTPGIHTVRNGRITAGVPRQ, via the coding sequence ATGTATAGAACGGTAACCTTCTTCATGCTAAGTATTGTAATTCTTTTATCAACCTTCGTACCTCATAGTGTTAAAGCAGATAAAGACACGATAGATGTGACAGGAACAGAGAACGAGACTTTTTCTTGGGAAAACGCCACCGTATATTTTGCCATGACAGATCGCTTTCTTGATGGTGATCCGACAAATAATAACTCATATGGGCGTCCGCAGGAAGATGCGTGGGGGCAAAATATCGGGACCTTCCATGGAGGTGATTTCCAAGGGTTGACAGATAAACTTAATGACGGTTATTTCGCTGATCTCGGGATTAATTCCATCTGGATTTCGGCGCCTTATGAACAAGTGCATGGCTGGGTTGGGGGCGGACCAGACGGTGATTTTGCTCATTACGCTTTCCATGGTTATTACGCCCTTGATTACACGATGACCGATCAAAATTGGGGAACAGTAGAAGATATGAGAGAGTTTGTAGATACCGCTCATGAAAATGGGATTCGAGTGGTTTTGGATGTGGTAATGAATCATCCAGGATATAACACGTTGCAGGATATGCATGAATACGGATTTGGCAACCCAAGAGTGTCAGCTGACTGGACACCTTCACGGGGCCAATCGTGGCACGATGTGCATGACTATATTAACTATAATGACGCTAATGCATGGCGTTCGTGGTGGGGAGAGTGGGTAAGAGCAGGCATTGCCGGTTATCCATCATGTGGAAATAATGACCGCACACAATGTTTAGCAGGCTTACCGGATTTCCGAACAGAATTAACAAACAGTATTGGGTTACCGCCTTTACTAGAAACAAAGTGGGAAATGGAACGTAGTGGAAGCTATGACGATTGGATCGTCCCTGCGGCAGAAGAATTAAGAGCAGATCTAAATATAGCTCCTGCTGATTATATTATTGAGTGGCTATCGGCTTGGGTAGCAGAATTTGGTATTGATGGTTTTCGAGTAGATACGGCTAAACATGTGCAGTTAGAGCGCTGGGATCAATTAAAAGAATCGGCCAATGACGCTTTATGGACGTGGCGTGAAGAAAACCCGGATGCACCAGGAGCTGATTGGACAGATGATTTTTGGATGACAGCGGAAGTGTGGGGCCATGGTGTCGGAAGAAGTGAGTACTTTGATCACGGCTTTGATTCTGTGATTAATTTTACCTTCCAAGGAGAAAACGGCAATGGACCGGCTTATAACTTGGCAACAATGGAATCAACGTTTTCTCGCTATGCCAATGCGGTTAATAGTGACCCTGGATTCAATGTGTTAAGTTATCTTTCGCAGCATGATACTCACCTGTTTCCGAGAGATAATCTGATTGATGGTGGGACGTATTTAATGCTTTTGCCTGGTGGTGTGCAAGTGTTTTATGGAGATGAAACAGCACGCCCGTATGGACCGACCGGTTCAGACCCAGACCAAGGGACACGTTCCCCAATGAATTGGGATCAGGTTAATGAGTCGGTATTACATCATTGGCAGATCATGGGCCAGTTTCGAAACAACCATATTGCCATTGGTGCTGGGGAACATGAGCAGATAGGAAGCAGTCCCTATACCTTTAGTAGAACCTATCAAGATGACGATCTAGAGGATAGCGTTGTAGTGGCAATAGGAGCGTCAGGGGCAACAACTATCGATGTGTCATCCGTTTTCTCTGATGGACAAACTGTACGTGATTTTTACACGAAAGAAACAGCCGTTGTGAGTAATGGAGAAGTGACTTTTCATGCTCATGATTATGGAGTCATTCTTCTTGAACGGGCAGGGGAAGCTTCTCCTACAGTTACGGCCTCACCTGCAGGTGGAGAGTTTGATGAAGATACGATTGACGTTACTTTGCATGTTAGTGGCGCAGAATCGGGGATGTATACATTGGATGGCTCAAACCCTGCTGATGGCGGTATGGTCTATGAGGATGGTGACGTCATAACGATAGGTGAGGACCTCGCCGTTGACGAGTCCGTGACGTTACACTTATATGCGGAAAATGATGCAGGAGAAGGAGAAGGAGAAGCAGATTACACATTTACAAAAACACCTCCCTATCCATCACTAGCAGCCGATCCCCCTGGAGGAACTTTTACAGGTGACGGCGTAGAAGTGACGTTATCAGCAAGAAATGTAGAAGAGGCAAGTTACGTTCTTAATGACAATGAAGCCGTCGTTTATGAAAACGGTGATACACTCCTTCTAGGTGAAGGGGCAGACATGGGTGACGTTATCACGCTCACTCTAACTGGCGAGAACGAGTACGGGACAGCTGAAGAAACGTATGAATTTACAAAGGCAGAAGGGTTAACCCTTTATTACCGTACCGATTGGAGTGAACCCCATATTCACTATGCCATTGATGATGGTTCTTGGACTGATTCCCCAGGAGTGGCGATGGAACCTTCACCGTTTGAGGGCTATGCGATGATAACTCTTGATATAGATGAACAAAGTAGGGTCACCGCAGCATTTAACAATGGTTCTGGTCAATGGGATAACAACCAAGGACAAGATTATCACATCACCTCAGGCGTTTTCACGCTGGAAGATGGTCAAATTCGGGAAGGGGATCCTGAATCACCGGCAACCGTGACCCTCTATTATTATACGAACTGGACAACCCCCCATATTCATTATGCAATTGGCAGTGGAAATTGGACGACCTTACCTGGGAAAGCATTAACAGCCTCTAGTAAGTATCCAGACTATTACGAAGTGACCATTCCTTTAGAAGACGCCGATACACTCACTGCCGCCTTTAATAACGGGGGAGGCTCGTGGGATAACAACCAAGGCCGTGACTACACCTTTACACCAGGCATTCACACAGTAAGAAACGGTCGAATCACAGCAGGAGTACCTCGCCAATAA